AAGTGCTCATACTCACGGTCTTTCTCTCCGTTCTCACCAGCGATGGTAATGCTGCGCTCTTTTGCGCTAAGTACGCCCGTTGTGACGGTATGATCGAAGCCTTTCGGGTTCCCGATAGCAACTAACCAATCGCCTACCTGCGAGTTGTCAGAGCTTCCAAGTGGGATGGACGGGAAGTCGTTATTGCCCTCGATCTTTAGCACGGCGAGATCAAGCTCATAGCTCGTGCCAAGTACCTTGGCTTCATATGGTTTCTCGGTATCCTGTACCGTTACTTGAACTACATCGGCATTGTGGACCACATGTTCATTGGTCAGAATATAGCCGCTCTTATCGAAGATGAACCCTGAACCGATGCCAGTCGGAACCAATTGATTCGAATTGGACGAGGAACCACCGCCATCACTATTGCCGTTGCCGTTGCCGTTGCCGTAACCTCCGTTATTCGAATCTTCACCGAAGAAGAAACGATAGAACGGATCATCACTGTAAGAATTGCTCCGGCTTGACTGCTTGCCAGCCTTAACCAGTGTCTCAATCTTAACAACCGCCGGTCCGGCTTCCTTAACAACACCAGCAACATCTGTAGAACCTGCCACCGGATAAGATGTAGTCGACGCCTTCGAAGCTGTAGTATCGTTACTGCCTTGATTCATATTCTGTTCAGCTACAGTTGGTTCGGATGAATTTCCTGTGAACAGGTGAGCATAGTCTGCGAACGCCATCCCACCGCCCATGATCAGCATGCCAGCCAGGAAAGCAGCGATAATGGATTTTGCAGAGGATTTCTTCTTCGGCTTATTGAACTGCCAGTTGCCCGAATTTTTTGGAGGTAATGAACCTCCCCCGTCTCCATTCAATGCGCCAGCGTCCTCAGTCGAGGAACGGTAACCATATGTGCTAGGCAGCGGCTTCACCGGCTGCGGTCTTGTAATTTCAACATCCTGTGATGGGCCTTCGCTGCCCAAGTAACTACTGGTGCTAGTTCCTTCCGGCTCCTTGCTATAGGATTGGAATGGACCGTAAGAATAATAGTAAGAAGCTCCGGAGTCTTGAGTTCCTTGCGATCTATCACTTTCATTCTCTTTGAATGGTTGACCCGATTTGTTTTTATCCTCTTCCATGATTGATATACCTCCTTCCCCTTGGTACTACAGGGGTGATTGATTGTTGAGTTGTTATCTCGTTTACATTTATTATTTTGTACCAAGAACCTTAAACATACCTTAAAAACAATTAAAAAGGAGATAAAAGCTGGAAGTTAACTAACCCACCCTTGACGATGAGCAAAAATGGCCAATTGAGTACGGTCTTCGAGATCGCATTTCATCAGCAAATTGCTGACATGGGTCTTGACTGTCTTGATGCTAATATGCAGTTCTTCTCCAATCTCTTTGTTACTCTTCCCTTCGGCAATAAGCAACAGTACTTCCTTCTCGCGCTCTGTAAGATCTGTATCATCGCCCTGTACCGTTCGCTGACGAAGGCCGCGTGTTAGCGCTTGAGCAATCTCCCCCGTCATCACCGGCATACCGCGACTGGCCTGCTGCAGGGCATGAATAAGTTCATCTGCGGATACCGTCTTGAGACAGTAGCTAACCGCCCCAGCTTCCACGGCCTGTACGACCAGATCATCCTCTATGAAACTCGTCAGTATGACGATATTGATTTGCGGATAACGCTCTAGTACCGCCCTTGTTGCTTCTACTCCATTCATAACCGGCATCATAAGATCCATTAATACAATATCAGGCAATGCATTCTCCGGGTTAGCGTTCATAAAGTCAACCGCTTCTTTTCCGTTTCCTGCTTCAGCGATAACCTCAAAGAGGGGATCCATCATTAAATAAGTTTTAAGCCCCATTCTAACCATATCATGATCATCAACAATCATCACTTTAATTTTATCACTCATTTACAGCC
The window above is part of the Paenibacillus lutimineralis genome. Proteins encoded here:
- a CDS encoding S1C family serine protease, encoding MEEDKNKSGQPFKENESDRSQGTQDSGASYYYSYGPFQSYSKEPEGTSTSSYLGSEGPSQDVEITRPQPVKPLPSTYGYRSSTEDAGALNGDGGGSLPPKNSGNWQFNKPKKKSSAKSIIAAFLAGMLIMGGGMAFADYAHLFTGNSSEPTVAEQNMNQGSNDTTASKASTTSYPVAGSTDVAGVVKEAGPAVVKIETLVKAGKQSSRSNSYSDDPFYRFFFGEDSNNGGYGNGNGNGNSDGGGSSSNSNQLVPTGIGSGFIFDKSGYILTNEHVVHNADVVQVTVQDTEKPYEAKVLGTSYELDLAVLKIEGNNDFPSIPLGSSDNSQVGDWLVAIGNPKGFDHTVTTGVLSAKERSITIAGENGEKDREYEHLLQTDASINPGNSGGPLLNLNGEVVGINVAVSADSQGIGFAIPTSTVKEVIDKLKNNEKIPEKPVPFIGATLMTMSDEVAAQMGSDVKEGSVVSSVVFKSPAYNADLRPYDIITGADGKKFATKETLIDYIQKQNVGDEVTFNIVRDGNKMDLKIKIGNKNDFSNVQ
- a CDS encoding response regulator; protein product: MSDKIKVMIVDDHDMVRMGLKTYLMMDPLFEVIAEAGNGKEAVDFMNANPENALPDIVLMDLMMPVMNGVEATRAVLERYPQINIVILTSFIEDDLVVQAVEAGAVSYCLKTVSADELIHALQQASRGMPVMTGEIAQALTRGLRQRTVQGDDTDLTEREKEVLLLIAEGKSNKEIGEELHISIKTVKTHVSNLLMKCDLEDRTQLAIFAHRQGWVS